One genomic region from Paramicrobacterium agarici encodes:
- a CDS encoding SDR family oxidoreductase: MSVHVVTGAGSGIGASLTSRLLDRGDAVIAVVRDAGRARQLSAELPGIATLVGDLENPGRLAWALSKQTLPERIDSLVHAAGTVDLGGVADLTAASWQKQIAVNLLAPAELTRLFLPVLRVSAARVVFVNSGAGLRANPEWSAYAASKHGLKALADSLRAEEHANGVHVTTVYPGRTATPMQQKVHQQEGAEYHPERFIDPDSVARSILTAIDLPRDAEITDLSIRPGR, translated from the coding sequence ATGTCAGTGCATGTGGTCACCGGTGCCGGATCAGGCATCGGAGCATCCCTCACCAGCCGTCTCCTCGACCGCGGGGACGCCGTCATCGCGGTCGTTCGCGATGCCGGCCGTGCGAGGCAACTGTCGGCAGAACTTCCGGGAATCGCCACGCTTGTCGGCGATCTCGAGAACCCGGGACGTCTCGCATGGGCGCTGTCGAAGCAGACTCTTCCCGAGCGCATCGACTCTCTCGTTCACGCCGCGGGCACCGTCGACCTCGGCGGCGTCGCCGATTTGACCGCTGCGTCGTGGCAGAAGCAGATCGCCGTGAATCTGCTCGCCCCTGCCGAGTTGACACGATTGTTCCTGCCCGTCCTCCGAGTGTCGGCAGCACGCGTCGTCTTCGTCAACTCTGGAGCGGGTCTGCGAGCAAATCCCGAGTGGTCGGCGTACGCGGCATCAAAGCATGGCCTGAAGGCACTCGCCGATTCGCTGCGCGCCGAAGAACATGCGAACGGCGTGCACGTGACGACCGTCTATCCGGGACGCACAGCAACGCCGATGCAGCAGAAAGTGCACCAGCAGGAAGGCGCTGAGTATCACCCCGAGCGGTTCATCGATCCAGACTCTGTGGCACGCAGCATCCTCACCGCCATCGATCTCCCCCGCGACGCCGAGATCACCGACCTCTCAATCCGACCTGGCCGCTAG
- a CDS encoding arylsulfotransferase family protein: MSSTDDHEEPTIRRRGFVTVSLAAVGGAIVGAGATWGGMQLASGGTAEETKEPTEPADDEDEVEIRRFVSTALTIPVVKAWAADGAKPSPGYVFLSPRDSIFTAGILDNDGEPVWISPNGIDSTDVRVQSYKGKPVLTYWAGRVDSGNGHGSGMILDTSYREVAAVHGGRGAIPDLHEFHLTDRDTALVTTYPVMRADLSSVGGPTNGYLYACRVQEIDIASGEILLDWNILDDIALDESLKRIGDDDSAGSSPENVFDPIHVNSVEDDGDRLLVSCRHTCAIYAIDRSSGELLWRLGGEKSDFAMGEGTNFSWQHDARRQPDGTISLFDNAGVKGDDAVSAGLVLRVDESAMTAELDTAYRYGDYEGYAMGNTQVLDDGHVMVGWGSAPAATEFDADGEPIFGFTEIGSGSYRVYRCEWAASPTTEPDVAAIDVDGTKTAFMSWNGATDVASWALLTGSDEASLTEAATAERAGFETSVEIPDAAGATFLQVEARGADGTALARSRVIGVA, encoded by the coding sequence ATGAGTTCGACCGACGATCACGAAGAACCGACAATTCGACGACGAGGATTCGTGACCGTCTCGCTGGCGGCCGTCGGCGGCGCGATCGTCGGGGCCGGAGCGACCTGGGGCGGAATGCAGCTCGCGTCCGGTGGCACGGCCGAGGAGACGAAAGAGCCGACCGAGCCCGCCGATGATGAAGACGAGGTGGAGATCCGCCGATTCGTCAGCACCGCACTCACCATTCCCGTTGTGAAGGCCTGGGCCGCTGACGGCGCGAAGCCGAGCCCGGGATACGTGTTTCTCAGTCCACGCGATTCGATCTTCACCGCAGGCATCCTCGACAACGACGGCGAACCAGTGTGGATCTCGCCCAATGGAATCGACTCCACAGATGTCAGGGTGCAGTCCTACAAGGGAAAGCCCGTTCTCACGTACTGGGCCGGACGTGTCGATAGCGGAAACGGGCACGGCAGCGGCATGATTCTCGACACGAGCTACCGCGAGGTGGCGGCGGTGCACGGCGGACGCGGTGCGATTCCCGACCTTCATGAATTCCATCTCACCGACCGCGACACCGCGCTCGTCACCACCTATCCGGTGATGAGAGCCGACCTGTCGTCCGTGGGCGGTCCCACCAATGGCTATCTGTACGCGTGCCGCGTGCAAGAGATCGACATCGCATCGGGAGAGATCCTTCTCGACTGGAACATCCTCGACGACATCGCGCTTGACGAGAGCCTAAAACGCATCGGCGACGACGACTCCGCAGGATCATCGCCCGAGAACGTGTTCGACCCGATTCACGTCAACTCCGTCGAGGACGACGGGGATCGTCTGCTCGTCTCGTGTCGCCACACGTGCGCCATCTACGCGATCGATCGATCGTCGGGTGAGCTGCTCTGGCGTCTCGGCGGCGAGAAGAGCGATTTCGCGATGGGGGAGGGCACCAACTTCTCATGGCAGCACGACGCGCGCCGGCAGCCAGACGGAACCATCAGCCTGTTCGACAACGCCGGTGTCAAAGGGGACGACGCGGTTTCGGCGGGTCTCGTGCTGCGCGTTGACGAGTCGGCGATGACCGCAGAACTCGACACCGCCTACCGATACGGCGACTACGAGGGCTACGCCATGGGCAACACGCAGGTCCTGGACGACGGGCACGTCATGGTGGGCTGGGGAAGCGCGCCGGCAGCCACCGAGTTCGACGCCGACGGCGAGCCGATCTTCGGGTTCACGGAGATCGGCTCGGGCTCGTATCGGGTCTACCGCTGCGAGTGGGCCGCGAGCCCGACGACGGAGCCCGATGTCGCCGCGATCGACGTGGATGGCACAAAGACAGCGTTCATGAGCTGGAACGGAGCGACGGATGTCGCGTCATGGGCGCTCTTGACCGGCTCTGATGAGGCGTCGCTCACCGAAGCGGCAACGGCTGAGCGGGCCGGCTTTGAAACGTCGGTGGAGATTCCGGATGCCGCCGGCGCGACGTTCCTGCAGGTCGAGGCGCGCGGTGCCGACGGGACAGCGCTCGCGCGTTCTCGCGTGATCGGTGTGGCGTGA
- a CDS encoding endonuclease/exonuclease/phosphatase family protein has product MKVISYNLRKHRAMGELVDLIERYEPDAVCLQEADTLELPENVGNLRLADSTQRNRLGLAIYYRDDRYDAVDTQAFALKKSMHDRVLRPAHERLLGSRLTDREQGRDVIVASFHAAPLTALNSLRRNQIRSAHEELHRMGPGIPTLMVGDYNYPVFKNGLTQRVRNRGYDLTLSDARTYTRYKFFRGHFDFATSIGLDIGNVATLPRGLSDHMPILINSTYGAKPQKKKELGSPDEFVI; this is encoded by the coding sequence ATGAAGGTGATCAGCTACAACCTTCGCAAGCATCGTGCGATGGGTGAGCTCGTCGATCTGATCGAGCGCTACGAGCCCGATGCAGTCTGCCTGCAGGAGGCTGACACCCTGGAGCTCCCCGAGAACGTCGGAAACCTGCGTCTCGCCGATTCCACGCAGCGCAATCGCCTCGGTCTCGCGATCTACTATCGCGACGATCGTTACGATGCCGTGGACACTCAGGCTTTTGCCTTGAAGAAGTCCATGCACGATCGCGTGCTCAGGCCAGCGCATGAGCGTCTGCTCGGCTCGCGTCTGACCGACCGTGAGCAGGGACGCGACGTCATCGTCGCCTCGTTTCACGCCGCCCCTCTGACCGCTTTGAATTCGCTGCGGCGCAACCAGATCAGGTCGGCGCACGAGGAGCTTCACCGGATGGGTCCGGGCATCCCCACTCTCATGGTGGGCGATTACAACTATCCCGTGTTCAAGAACGGATTGACGCAGCGGGTCCGCAACCGCGGTTACGATCTGACGCTGAGCGACGCTCGCACCTACACGCGCTACAAATTCTTCCGGGGACATTTCGACTTTGCCACGTCGATCGGACTCGACATCGGCAACGTTGCGACGCTGCCGCGCGGACTATCGGACCACATGCCGATTCTCATCAACTCGACCTATGGGGCGAAGCCGCAGAAGAAGAAAGAACTCGGAAGCCCGGACGAGTTCGTCATCTAG
- a CDS encoding FAD-dependent oxidoreductase translates to MTSLWLAQHEQLVGDPLPRRAAGAIDDVIVGSGLTGLVTAVLLARSGHRVAVLEARSFSSLTTGNTTAKLSLLQGARLHTVRHRTSRRIAAAYLDANRAGQQWLLEYLDAAGVPVQYRDAVSYATTEAGAHTIESELRVARDLGLPVRRLENPELPFATTAAIALADQAQFDPLDVTLALASELRALGGTIHENVRLTGARASRPVIAHTNRGDLTADRLVLATGTPVLDRGFYFAKLEAHRSYAASYRVTGPVPDSMFLSVDAPTRSLRNTPGDDGELLLVGGNGHGVGRHPSPASRLADLDSWTRRYWPDAERTHEWSAQDYETPHGVPFVGHLPRGRGRILLATGYDKWGMTNAVQCGITLAATILGDLPEWARTLHTRLTGPVAIARGIGMGAAVARHYVTGYRRAARSLPSAPPREGGGEVGRVGLRPVARSCVDGKLEDVSPICTHLGAVLSWNDQEATWDCPAHGSRFTNDGRRIEGPACRDLARRAPGNS, encoded by the coding sequence ATGACCTCACTCTGGCTGGCACAGCACGAACAGCTCGTTGGCGATCCTCTGCCCCGCCGCGCCGCTGGCGCGATCGATGATGTCATCGTCGGCTCGGGACTCACCGGCCTCGTCACTGCCGTGCTCCTGGCGCGTAGCGGGCACCGGGTCGCGGTTCTCGAAGCCAGGTCCTTCTCATCATTGACGACGGGCAACACGACAGCGAAACTCAGCCTGCTGCAGGGCGCGCGGCTTCACACCGTCAGACATCGCACGAGCCGTCGGATTGCCGCAGCCTACCTCGACGCGAACCGCGCCGGGCAGCAATGGCTTCTCGAGTACCTCGATGCCGCGGGCGTGCCCGTTCAATATCGGGATGCTGTCAGCTATGCCACGACCGAAGCGGGCGCTCACACGATCGAGAGCGAGTTGCGGGTCGCGCGGGACCTCGGACTCCCCGTTCGACGCCTCGAGAACCCGGAGCTGCCCTTTGCTACGACCGCCGCGATCGCACTGGCCGACCAGGCGCAATTCGACCCGCTTGATGTCACTCTGGCTCTCGCATCTGAGCTGCGCGCGCTCGGTGGCACGATCCACGAGAATGTCCGCTTGACCGGAGCGCGCGCATCGCGGCCGGTCATCGCGCACACGAATCGCGGAGATCTCACCGCCGATCGACTCGTTCTGGCAACAGGAACGCCCGTTCTCGATCGTGGGTTCTACTTTGCCAAGCTCGAAGCTCACCGCTCATATGCGGCGAGCTACCGCGTGACCGGACCCGTTCCCGATTCCATGTTCTTGAGCGTCGACGCGCCGACGCGATCGCTGCGCAACACTCCGGGCGATGACGGCGAGCTACTCCTCGTCGGCGGCAATGGTCACGGCGTCGGACGGCATCCATCACCCGCGTCGCGCCTCGCCGATCTCGATTCCTGGACGCGACGCTACTGGCCGGACGCCGAACGAACGCACGAGTGGAGCGCTCAGGACTACGAAACCCCACACGGCGTGCCGTTCGTCGGGCACCTGCCACGCGGCCGCGGGCGCATTCTGCTCGCCACCGGCTACGACAAGTGGGGAATGACAAATGCTGTGCAGTGCGGGATCACGCTCGCGGCGACGATTCTCGGCGATCTTCCCGAATGGGCCCGCACGCTGCACACGCGTCTTACGGGCCCCGTCGCGATCGCCCGCGGAATCGGCATGGGCGCGGCCGTGGCTCGTCACTATGTGACGGGTTACAGACGGGCTGCGCGCTCCCTGCCGTCGGCGCCGCCGCGCGAGGGAGGCGGCGAGGTCGGGCGCGTGGGCCTGCGCCCTGTCGCGAGATCGTGCGTCGATGGGAAGCTGGAGGACGTCTCGCCGATCTGCACGCACCTCGGAGCTGTCCTGTCGTGGAACGACCAGGAGGCGACGTGGGACTGCCCCGCCCACGGGTCGCGGTTCACGAACGACGGCCGCCGCATCGAGGGACCTGCATGCCGCGATCTCGCTCGTCGTGCGCCGGGGAACAGCTAG
- the rlmC gene encoding 23S rRNA (uracil(747)-C(5))-methyltransferase RlmC, which translates to MHCAYFDAGACRSCSLMGSEYASQVSEKEHHCRSLLSAYPDVQWLEPVTSVESEFRNKAKMVVGGSIHAPTLGILARDRSGVDLRECGVLQPGIRAALPAVSRFITAARVAPYDVAARHGELKYVLLTESASGGLMLRFVLRSREAVSRIRKHLPDLQRALPRLEVCSINLQPEHKAVIEGEHEIALTSARSLMMPVGDIALRLGARSFFQTNTAVAERMYAQAREWCDAAAPRSVWDLYCGVGGFALHLADGSRDVMGIEVSAEAIESARTSARDAALENVRFTATDAADFAVDQLSEQSPDLVVVNPPRRGIGTELARALERSTVRTVIYSSCNAVSLAKDLQAMPSLVPKQARVLDMFPQTRHYETMVLLQRR; encoded by the coding sequence ATGCACTGTGCCTATTTTGACGCTGGAGCGTGCCGATCTTGCTCGCTCATGGGCAGCGAGTACGCATCGCAGGTCTCCGAAAAGGAGCACCATTGCCGATCGCTGCTCTCCGCCTATCCTGACGTGCAATGGCTTGAGCCTGTCACGAGCGTTGAGAGCGAGTTTCGCAACAAGGCGAAGATGGTCGTCGGCGGCAGCATCCACGCTCCAACGCTCGGAATTCTCGCTCGCGATCGGTCGGGAGTCGATCTGCGCGAGTGCGGAGTGCTTCAGCCGGGCATTCGTGCGGCGCTTCCCGCGGTGTCACGGTTCATCACGGCCGCCCGCGTCGCTCCATACGATGTCGCTGCCCGCCACGGAGAACTCAAGTACGTTCTGCTCACGGAGTCGGCGTCCGGCGGTCTCATGCTGCGATTCGTCTTAAGATCCCGCGAAGCCGTCAGTCGTATTCGCAAGCATCTTCCCGATCTACAGCGCGCACTCCCCCGCCTTGAGGTGTGCTCCATCAATCTGCAGCCGGAGCACAAGGCAGTGATCGAAGGCGAGCACGAGATTGCGCTCACGTCTGCGCGAAGTCTCATGATGCCCGTGGGCGATATCGCCCTTCGCCTTGGCGCGAGGAGCTTCTTCCAGACGAACACCGCCGTCGCGGAGCGGATGTACGCTCAGGCACGCGAATGGTGCGACGCGGCGGCTCCTCGTTCGGTCTGGGACCTCTATTGCGGCGTCGGTGGATTCGCTCTCCACCTCGCCGATGGTTCACGCGATGTGATGGGCATCGAGGTGAGCGCTGAAGCAATCGAGAGTGCGCGCACCAGCGCGCGAGACGCCGCTCTCGAGAACGTGCGGTTCACGGCCACAGACGCGGCGGATTTCGCGGTCGACCAGCTGAGCGAGCAGTCGCCGGATCTCGTCGTCGTGAACCCGCCGCGACGCGGTATCGGAACCGAGCTCGCCCGAGCGCTTGAGCGCAGCACCGTGCGCACGGTCATCTATTCCAGCTGCAACGCCGTCTCGCTTGCAAAAGATCTGCAAGCCATGCCATCGCTCGTGCCGAAGCAGGCGCGCGTGCTCGACATGTTTCCGCAAACGCGCCACTACGAGACCATGGTGCTCCTTCAGCGCCGCTGA
- a CDS encoding TetR/AcrR family transcriptional regulator, with product MTVSDQRAPARKRGRPTAAERVQRRTQILDAALAIFLEHGFGNTTIEQLAQAARVSKRTIYSYFGDKAAVFTEMVQRLAKGVSTEPPPGDTLETLAIRIVTRLHSAELIGLHQLVIAESSRFPELAITLHSNGDQRHISRLAEHLRTERGPEAEKLAPVLFTLLLGLPHRMRLLGLLDPVTNAQAEDQALTALDALGLRD from the coding sequence ATGACGGTATCCGATCAGCGCGCGCCAGCGCGCAAGCGAGGCCGCCCGACCGCAGCAGAGCGCGTGCAGCGCAGAACGCAGATCCTCGACGCGGCGCTCGCCATCTTTCTCGAGCACGGTTTCGGCAATACAACAATCGAGCAGCTCGCTCAGGCCGCTCGTGTGAGCAAGCGCACGATTTACAGCTATTTCGGCGACAAGGCGGCCGTGTTCACGGAGATGGTGCAACGTCTGGCCAAGGGTGTCAGCACCGAGCCTCCGCCTGGCGATACTCTCGAGACGCTCGCAATTCGAATCGTCACACGGCTCCACTCGGCGGAGCTCATCGGTCTTCATCAGCTTGTGATCGCGGAATCCTCGCGCTTCCCCGAGCTGGCGATCACACTCCACTCGAACGGCGATCAACGGCACATCTCGCGACTCGCCGAGCATTTGCGCACCGAACGCGGACCCGAAGCCGAGAAGCTCGCTCCGGTTCTGTTCACGCTCCTCCTCGGCCTGCCACACCGCATGCGGCTTCTCGGACTGCTCGATCCCGTGACCAACGCGCAGGCCGAAGATCAAGCACTGACGGCCCTCGACGCGCTGGGGCTGCGCGACTGA